In Poecilia reticulata strain Guanapo linkage group LG17, Guppy_female_1.0+MT, whole genome shotgun sequence, the following proteins share a genomic window:
- the LOC103479992 gene encoding zinc finger protein 391-like isoform X1, protein MSSVQHLREFIRERLTAAAQEIFTEVEKTIICYEEELDAQRRMMGIDWKPEIKLHRVGSELQRQSSDLQQPSVSNEEEASAIQQVWSLAKRSRQDQKEAESKQWTEEEQMEPEPTWIKKEEEEPEPTLLKYEEIEYPLIYVKKEELDSSMLQHEQQPPEHLPTGQHQKDLCSSQEGEQLVQKHFVAMIETSTLQEDDMSEEETRTEQLFLHISPVVESKDQEGSSCSESESQSDTGTKKRSFKCDICGRCYPRQCKLKNHYRTHTDEKPFSCQLCRKSFTRSSSLTVHKRIHTGERPFSCQSCGKTFSQIGSLNVHKRLHTGEKPFSCQSCGKSFSQINSLNVHKRLHTGQRPFSCQSCGKSFSQIRTLNVHKRIHTGEKPFSCQSCGKSFPQSSHLNVHKRIHTGEKPFSCLSCGKSFSQIGSLNVHKRIHTGEKPF, encoded by the exons ATGTCTTCAGTTCAGCATCTCAGAGAGTTTATCAGAGAGcgactaactgctgctgctcaagaAATCTTCACAGAGGTTGAAAAAACCATCATTTGCTACGAGGAAGAGCTCGATGCTCAGCGCAGAATGATGGGGATCGACTGGAAACCAGAAATTAAGCTACACAGAGTCGGTtcggagctgcagagacaaagtTCTG ACCTCCAACAGCCAAGTGTCTCAAATGAGGAGGAAGCTTCTGCCATCCAACAAGTCTGGAGCCTGGCAAAAAGGTCCAGGCAGGACCAGAAAGAAGCAGAATCAAAGCAGTGGACTGAAGAGGAACAGATGGAACCAGAACCTACAtggattaaaaaagaagaggaggaaccagaacctacACTGCTCAAATATGAGGAAATAGAATATCCACTAATATACGTAAAAAAAGAGGAGCTTGATTCTTCGATGCTTCAACATGAACAGCAGCCACCAGAACATCTACCAACTGGACAGCACCAGAAGGACCTCTGCAGCAGTCAGGAGGGAGAGCAGCTTGTCCAGAAGCATTTTGTTGCTATGATTGAGACTTCTACTCTTCAGGAAGATGATATGAGTGAAGAAGAGACGAGAACAGAGCAGCTTTTCCTTCATATCTCTCCAGTGGTTGAGAGCAAAGATCAGGAAGgaagcagctgctctgagtcagaGAGTCAATCTGATACTGGCACAAAGAAAAGATCtttcaaatgtgacatttgtgggAGATGTTACCCACGTCAGTGTAAATTGAAAAACCATTACAGAACCCACACTGatgagaaacctttttcatgCCAGTTATGCAGAAAAAGTTTCACACGAAGTAGTAGTTTAACAGTGCACAAGagaattcatacaggtgagaggCCTTTTTCATGCCAGTCATGCGGAAAGACTTTCTCTCAAATTGGTTCTTTAAATGTCCATAAGAGActtcatacaggtgagaagcctttttcaTGCCAGTCATGCGGAAAGAGTTTCTCTCAAAttaattctttaaatgtccATAAGAGACTTCATACAGGTCAGAGGCCTTTTTCATGTCAGTCATGCGGAAAGAGTTTCTCTCAAATTCGTACTTTAAATGTCCACaagagaattcacacaggtgagaagcctttttcaTGCCAGTCCTGTGGAAAGAGTTTCCCTCAAAGTAGTCACTTAAATGTCCACaagagaattcacacaggtgagaaacctttttcatgCCTGTCATGTGGAAAGAGTTTCTCTCAAATTGGTTctttaaatgttcacaaaagaatccatacaggtgagaaacctttttaa
- the LOC103480009 gene encoding zinc finger protein OZF-like, whose product MSSIQHLREFIRERLTAATQEIFTEVEKTIICYEEELDAQRRMMGIDWKPEIKLHGVGSELLRQSSDLQQPSVSNEEEASAIQQVWSLASRSSQDQKVSEHQWTEEEQMKPEPKWIKKEEDEPEPILFKHEEIEYPLTYVRKEELDSSVLQHEQQPPEHLPTGQDQKDLCSSQEGEQLVQKQFVALIETSTLQEDDMSEEETRTEQLSLHISAVNESKDQEGSSCSVSESQSETGTKKRSFKCDICGRCYTQQYNLKNHYRTHTGEKPFSCETCGKSFSIMRNLNRHKRIHTGERPFSCQSCGKSFSEISNLNRHKKIHTGERPFSCKLCGKSFSQFSSLNYHNSIHAGERPFSCNLCEKSFGRVSHLNDHKKIHTGERPFSCQFCGKNFSRLSHLDRHNKSHTGEKPFSCQSCGKNFSQIYHLNRHKKSHTFEKGFHNNQQ is encoded by the exons ATGTCTTCAATTCAGCATCTCAGAGAGTTTATCAGAGAGCGACTAACTGCTGCTACTCAAGAAATCTTCACAGAGGTTGAAAAAACCATCATTTGTTACGAGGAAGAGCTCGATGCTCAGCGCAGAATGATGGGGATCGACTGGAAACCAGAAATTAAGCTACACGGAGTCGGTTCGGAACTTCTGAGACAAAGTTCTG ACCTCCAACAGCCAAGTGTCTCAAATGAGGAGGAAGCTTCTGCCATCCAACAGGTCTGGAGCCTGGCAAGTAGGTCCAGTCAGGACCAGAAAGTATCAGAACATCAGTGGACTGAAGAGGAACAGatgaaaccagaaccaaaatggattaaaaaagaagaggacGAACCAGAACCTATACTGTTCAAACATGAGGAAATAGAATATCCACTGACATATGTAAGAAAAGAGGAACTAGATTCTTCAGTGCTTCAACATGAACAGCAGCCACCAGAACATTTACCAACTGGACAGGACCAGAAGGACCTCTGTAGCAGTCAGGAGGGAGAGCAGCTTGTCCAGAAGcagtttgttgctttgattGAGACTTCTACTCTTCAGGAAGATGACATGAGTGAAGAAGAGACGAGAACAGAGCAGCTTTCCCTTCATATCTCTGCAGTGAATGAGAGCAAAGATCAGGAaggaagcagctgctctgtgtcAGAGAGTCAGTCTGAAACTGGCACAAAGAAAAGATCtttcaaatgtgacatttgtgggAGATGTTACACACAACAGTATAACTTGAAAAATCATTACAGAACCCACACtggtgagaaacctttttcatgtgaaacatgcGGAAAAAGTTTCTCTATAATGAGAAATTTAAATCGCCACAAGagaattcatacaggtgagagaCCTTTTTCGTGCCAatcatgtggaaaaagtttttctgaaattaGTAATTTAAATCGTCACAAGaaaattcatacaggtgagaggCCTTTTTCATGCAAGTTATGCGGCAAGAGTTTCTCACAATTTAGTTCTTTAAATTACCATAATAGTATTCATGCAGGGGAGAGGCCTTTTTCATGCAActtatgtgaaaaaagtttcGGTCGAGTTAGTCATTTAAATGACCACAAGaaaattcatacaggtgagaggCCTTTTTCATGCCAGTTTTGCGGAAAGAATTTCTCTCGACTTAGTCACTTAGATCGTCACAACAAAAgtcatacaggtgagaaacctttttcatgCCAGTCATGCGGAAAGAATTTCTCTcaaatttatcatttaaatcGTCACAAGAAAAGTCATACATTTGAGAAAGGTTTCCACAATAATcagcagtaa
- the LOC103479995 gene encoding zinc finger protein 391-like: MSSVQHLREFIRERLTAAAEEIFTEVEKTIVRYEEDIKLLEVCWKPQIKLNRIDQPKQHVSIKEEVLSEPQIWNQQKSCIQESEPLQTTQEPEPLEIKEEPQIQEVMEEPDHLQIKEDTEEPELGATVVWYQEEPRLLDISWNSHTNRNRKDFQKPQVSIEKASTICLQGQRSSHDQEWKPQHQQIKEEKQDPELVQEWEDPETKQIKEEKEPESLWIQRRNEEVDFSVLKHEQNIYQEDGARSTSTNLCSSQEGEQLVQQDISVMETSTLPEGDFSEQEKRAEQLSFQISPGFESNDQEGSSSSVSESRSLTNKKQRSFTCHLCGRSLASQCGLGRHYKAHKGEKPFSCQTCGKSYGQMYSLNEHKKSHTGERPFSCQKCGKTFARMECLTVHKRIHSGERRFSCDTCGKTFSDSFYFKLHKKLHTGEKPFSCDTCGKCFRGSANLNVHKRIHTGEKPFSCQKCEKSFSRIDHLHKHRRIHTGEKPFPCLTCGKSFSRPHHLKTHMKIHTSRRNFSCEICGKSFMYASKLDYHKKQQHKSEK, translated from the exons AAAAACCATCGTCCGCTATGAGGAAGACATCAAACTGCTGGAAGTTTGCTGGAAACCACAGATAAAACTCAACCGAATCG aCCAGCCAAAGCAACATGTCAGCATCAAAGAGGAAGTTCTGTCTGAGCCACAGATCTGGAACCAGCAGAAGAGCTGCATTCAGGAATCAGAACCTTTACAGACTAcacaggaaccagaacctctagAGATAAAGGAGGAGCCACAGATACAAGAGGTTATGGAGGAACCCGATCATCTTCAGATTAAAGAAGATACAGAGGAACCAGAACTTGGAGCTACTGTGGTCTGGTACCAGGAGGAACCCAGACTGCTGGATATCTCCTGGAATTCCCACACGAATCGCAACAGAAAGG aCTTCCAAAAGCCACAAGTTTCAATTGAGAAAGCTTCAACCATCTGTCTCCAGGGTCAGAGGTCGAGTCATGACCAGGAGTGGAAACCACAACATCAGcagattaaagaggaaaaacaggacCCAGAACTCGTTCAGGAATGGGAAGATCCAGAAACTAAACAGATTAAGGAAGAGAAAGAACCAGAATCTCTGTGGATCCAGAGAAGAAACGAGGAAGTAGATTTTTCAGTGCTTAAACATGAACAGAATATTTACCAGGAAGACGGGGCCAGAAGCACCTCTACGAACCTCTGCAGCAGTCAGGAGGGAGAGCAGCTTGTCCAGCAGGATATTTCTGTGATGGAAACATCCACTCTTCCAGAAGGCGATTTCAGTGAACAAGAAAAAAGAGCTGAGCAGCTTTCCTTTCAAATTTCTCCTGGATTTGAAAGCAATGATCAGGAAGGAAGCAGCTCCTCTGTGTCAGAGAGTCGGTCTCTTACTAACAAAAAGCAAAGGTCTTTCACTTGTCATCTTTGTGGGAGAAGTCTTGCAAGTCAGTGCGGCTTGGGAAGGCATTACAAAGCCCATAaaggtgagaagcctttttcttgtcaaacatgtggaaaaagttacGGTCAAATGTATAGTTTAAATGAGCACAAGAAAAGCCACACAGGTGAAAGAcctttttcttgtcaaaaatgtggaaaaaccttTGCTCGAATGGAATGTTTAACCGTTCATAAGAGAATTCATTCAGGTGAGAGGCGTTTTTCATGCGATACGTGTGGGAAAACTTTCtctgacagtttttattttaaactgcacAAGAAActtcatacaggtgagaagcctttttcatgtgatacatgtggaaaatgttttagaggTAGTGCAAATTTGAATGTTCACAAAAGAatccacacaggtgagaagcctttttcatgtcaaaaatgtgaaaagagcTTCTCTCGAATTGATCATTTACATAAACACCGGAGGAtccacacaggtgagaaaccttttcCATGTCTAACATGCGGAAAGAGCTTCTCTCGAcctcatcatttaaaaacacacatgaaaataCACACAAGTAGGAGGaatttttcatgtgaaatttGCGGAAAGAGCTTCATGTATGCTAGTAAACTGGATTACcacaagaaacaacaacacaaaagtGAGAAGTAG